The DNA sequence CGATAAGTTTTCCTATATAAAAACCTATATAttataatattttcttactttatttcattttcttatctATATCTCAATTCTAATTTCCCAAGatattttcatattattttatttttattttacaagAATTCCATCCCATATTTTTTACAACAATTCGTTGCATGGATGAAATTGAAGTACCCAACCAATTgtctaaacaaaaagaaattttacTACCATCACCTACCAACCACTGAATAGACGAATAGATGGAATCCCATAATTTCTTAAGGCCTGGCCAAACAGAGGAACGTTGGTAGTACTGCAATAGAAGCATGCCAGATGAAAAGAAACGCTCCCTCAGAAAGACTGCTGCAGGAGAAGAGGAATTAACAATGTTCCAACAATTCTTTAGGAGCAAAGCACGATTGAAATGAAATAAGTTCTTTAAACCCAACCCACCTTGGTCAAGTGGACGACAGCAAGTATCCCATGCAATAAGTGCTAATCCTTTCTTTAAAGGATCCCCAGACCAGAAAAAATTTCGTGTCCATTGTTGCACTTTCAAAAGAAGAGGCCGCGACCAATCATAAACTTGAAAGCTATGTAAGAGCTGGCTCTGAGTAACAGAAGAAATTAATTGAAGCCTGGCAGCCTGTGAGAGTTGTTTACCTTTCCAAGAAGAAAGCTTGCATCTGACTTTATCTACAATGGCTCTGAAGTAGGACGGCTTTGGGCACCCTTTAAATATAGGGACTCCAAGATAAGTAAAAGGCAATGAACCTTCTCTGATGCCCAAAACATGCTGAATAAAAACTTTGCGACGCTGAGCATACTTTCCCAGAAAAACAGAGGACTTACTCTTGCTCACTACCTGGCCTGAGTTAATTGCatattcttccaaaaatttcatAAGAGCGCAAAGACTACAAGGGTTGCCTTGCATAAATACCATTACATCATCAGCAAAAAGAACATGGGAGGGAGGGTTAACCTTTCGAGGTGCTGCAATGGGAGAGATTTTACCCTTTGAGACCAGCCGAGATAAACCTCGATTTAATACCTCTTCCGCTAACAAAATAGAAGAGGAGAAAGTGGATCTCCTTGCCTAACTCCCCGAGAGCATTGGAAAAAGCCACATGAGGTACCATTGAGTTGAATTGACAACCAAGTAGACTGTAGAATTCTGTGAATCCAGGAAATAAAAATTGGAGCAAAGCCAAAAGCTTGAAGCACCCGGATTAAAAAGCCCCAATCTAACGTATCAAAAGCCTTGCTAATGTCTAATTTGATTGCAATATTACCCCATTTATTTTTCCTGTCAAGAAGGTTCACACATTCCGAAGTAAGAATAATAGGATCAGCAATTGAACGACCCTTTATAAAGCCACTTTGATTGGAGGAAACAATTCTGGAAGCAACCAAACCAAGCCTGTTAGCCAAGATTTTTGTGATCACCTTGAAGGTGAAATTTGCCAGTGCAATGGGACTAAAATTTGAGATACTATCAGCCTCATCCTTCTTGGGAACAAGAATGATTAGGCTTGAATTGAAATGTGGAAGAATGAAGCCATTGTCAAAAAAACTATTTACCGCAGCAATTACATCTAAAGCTACCACCTCCCAACATTGCTGAAAAAAGATACCCCCGAAACCATCAGGACCTGGCGCACTGGAACCATCTAAATTCAAAACTGCCTCATGGATCTCCTCCACTGTAGGCCTAGCCGTTAGACTCAAATTCTCTGCCTCTGTTACTAGGACAGGAATTATGCGATTAACTAACCCCGTGTCATTAATGGTAGAGTCCCTTATGAACAGAGTCTCAAAATGGTGCACCACTTGTTGGGCAATCTGATCTTGGCCATGAAAAACTTTGGAACCAACTTTGATTGAAGTTAGAGATTTATGAACGCGACGTATCTTCACCAGATTATGCAAGAAAGTTGTATTTCTATCCCCTTCAATTACCCAACGAACACGTGCTTTGCTTCGCAGGAAAGATTCTTGCATTGATAAGTCTGTTTGGTAACTCAGAATAGCCATCTCCTCACACCTAAGTCTATCCGCCGTAGGTCCCAAATCTGAAATTTCTTGCTACACGCTATCTAAAGCAGCCCTAGAAGCTTTAACTCTCTGATTAATGTCACCAAATGAATTAATGTTCTAGGCCTTTAGCATAGCTTTCAGAGCTCTAAGTTTAGTTGCAAGAATAAACATTGGACAACCAGAAACTGCAAGACTAGCCCAAAAATCTCTCACCATAGCAAGGAAACCTGGATACTGCAGCCACATACCTTGAAACCGGAATGGAGCATGAGGAAGAAAATTCAGCCGAGAACAAGAAACCATGATGGGGTGATGATCAGAAGAGGCCTTGGTAAGGGTACGACACTCAATGGTTGCCCAGGCCTCAAACCAGTCAGTGTTACCAAAAGCTCTGTCCAATCTAACGTCAGTTCTGCCAATTGACCAAGTATAGAAACCTCAATTGCTGTCAATATCCAACATGCCACAAGAAGTGCACATTTGCTGGAAATCCCGACAAGATATAGCATTAGGCACATTCCCTCCACGTTTTTCATGTGCACCAAGAACACAATTAAAATCACCAAGCATCAACCACGGCCCCTGAATTCCATTCTGTTGAATAACAGACAAATCAGGCCATAGTTGACGTCGACCCTGAATTGTAGTTTTGGCATAAACTGCTGTAATGGTACAATCAACACCATCCAGAAAGCAAGATATCGTTATTTGTTGGTCAGTTGAAGAGAGAAGAGTGGGCCTGACATCAATAGAACACAACAACCAGAGATTTGGAGCTTGTGACCCCCGATCGTTAGTGGCACATAAATTAAGATTTAATAGTTTCTAGAGAGAGCTAGGAAGAACTTCAGGAACCACAAAAGGTtccaaaataaaaactaatttaGGCTTGTAGTTACGTACCAAATTATTTAACACCCGCTGCGTGCCCTCATTTGCGAAGCCCCGGGCATTCAGAAGACAACATTCATTTATAAAGCTTTTGCTTTGCCCCCTTGTAGAGAGGACATACCAACGTT is a window from the Rosa chinensis cultivar Old Blush chromosome 2, RchiOBHm-V2, whole genome shotgun sequence genome containing:
- the LOC112184116 gene encoding uncharacterized protein LOC112184116 translates to MAILSYQTDLSMQESFLRSKARVRWVIEGDRNTTFLHNLVKIRRVHKSLTSIKVGSKVFHGQDQIAQQVVHHFETLFIRDSTINDTGLVNRIIPVLVTEAENLSLTARPTVEEIHEAVLNLDGSSAPGPDGFGGIFFQQCWEVVALDVIAAVNSFFDNGFILPHFNSSLIILVPKKDEADSISNFSPIALANFTFKVITKILANRLGLVASRIVSSNQSGFIKGRSIADPIILTSECVNLLDRKNKWEFYSLLGCQFNSMVPHVAFSNALGELGKEIHFLLFYFVSGRGNPCSLCALMKFLEEYAINSGQVVSKSKSSVFLGKYAQRRKVFIQHVLGIREGSLPFTYLGVPIFKGCPKPSYFRAIVDKVRCKLSSWKVLPLENGVDRVIWPPNAAGVLTPKEAFDFISPPKTKDLGGFLEIMRVSFEVLLPKKWKLRVQWMQKCWQLSKL